One Aphelocoma coerulescens isolate FSJ_1873_10779 chromosome 5, UR_Acoe_1.0, whole genome shotgun sequence DNA segment encodes these proteins:
- the CABP2 gene encoding calcium-binding protein 2 isoform X3, which translates to MFFLFRGPQRRGTGSPAPLTCRGTPRHHGPGRRGARRSRPAPRPGGPGTAGTARSRGRLNRSGGSPMERQRAAEEPGPRPPPAFGQDGKPHSGAPGSGTGDPEDLLDVAQTPPLQGYSVLQGLVGPACIFLRQSIAITQRDRELRPEEIEELKQAFREFDKDHDGYISYKDLGECMRTMGYMPTEMELIELSQQITGGKVDFDDFVELMGPKMLAETADMIGIKELRDAFREFDTNGDGQISVPELREAMRKLLGQQLNYREVDEILKDVDLNGDGLVDFEEFVRMMSR; encoded by the exons ATGTTCTTCCTCTTTCGCGGGCCGCAGCGGCGCGGCACTGGCAGCCCCGCGCCCCTCACCTGCCGGGGCACCCCCCGGCACCACGGCCCCGGCCGGAGGGGtgcccgccgctcccgcccggcccctcggcccgggggtcccggcACCGCCGGCACTGCGCGGAGCCGGGGGAGGTTAAACCGTAGTGGTGGGTCCCCCATGGAGCGTCAGCGGGCTGCCGAGGAGCCGGggccccggccgccccccgcTTTTGGGCAG GATGGGAAGCCGCACTCAGGCGCTCCAGGCTccggcacaggggaccccgagGACTTGCTGGACGTGGCACAGACCCCCCCCCTGCAGGGATACTCggtgctgcaggggctggtggggcCGGCCTGCATCTTCCTTCGGCAGAGCATCGCCATCACCCAACGG GACCGGGAGCTGCGGCCTGAGGAGATTGAAG AGCTGAAGCAGGCATTCCGGGAGTTTGACAAGGACCATGATGGCTACATCAGCTACAAGGACCTGGGCGAGTGCATGCGGACCATGGGCTACATGCCCACGGAGATGGAGCTCATCGAGCTGTCCCAGCAGATCA ctgggggcaAGGTGGATTTTGACGATTTTGTGGAGCTGATGGGCCCCAAGATGCTGGCAGAGACGGCGGATATGATTGGGATCAAGGAGCTGCGCGATGCCTTCCGTGAG TTTGACACCAATGGGGACGGGCAGATCAGCGTGCCGGAGCTGCGGGAGGCCATGCGCAAGCTCCTGGGGCAGCAGCTCAACTACCGGGAGGTGGATGAGATTCTCAAGGATGTGGATCTCAATGGCGATGGCCTGGTGGACTTTGAAG AGTTTGTGCGGATGATGTCGCGCTGA
- the CABP2 gene encoding calcium-binding protein 2 isoform X2, with amino-acid sequence MFFLFRGPQRRGTGSPAPLTCRGTPRHHGPGRRGARRSRPAPRPGGPGTAGTARSRGRLNRSGGSPMERQRAAEEPGPRPPPAFGQDGKPHSGAPGSGTGDPEDLLDVAQTPPLQGYSVLQGLVGPACIFLRQSIAITQRDRELRPEEIEELKQAFREFDKDHDGYISYKDLGECMRTMGYMPTEMELIELSQQITGGKVDFDDFVELMGPKMLAETADMIGIKELRDAFREISVPELREAMRKLLGQQLNYREVDEILKDVDLNGDGLVDFEGRSREGARSTPRDIWDVPRVFFPGRVCADDVALRVVCANAGPKPPVPYEEEGATEGPPAPGAGAVLAQQCLCLG; translated from the exons ATGTTCTTCCTCTTTCGCGGGCCGCAGCGGCGCGGCACTGGCAGCCCCGCGCCCCTCACCTGCCGGGGCACCCCCCGGCACCACGGCCCCGGCCGGAGGGGtgcccgccgctcccgcccggcccctcggcccgggggtcccggcACCGCCGGCACTGCGCGGAGCCGGGGGAGGTTAAACCGTAGTGGTGGGTCCCCCATGGAGCGTCAGCGGGCTGCCGAGGAGCCGGggccccggccgccccccgcTTTTGGGCAG GATGGGAAGCCGCACTCAGGCGCTCCAGGCTccggcacaggggaccccgagGACTTGCTGGACGTGGCACAGACCCCCCCCCTGCAGGGATACTCggtgctgcaggggctggtggggcCGGCCTGCATCTTCCTTCGGCAGAGCATCGCCATCACCCAACGG GACCGGGAGCTGCGGCCTGAGGAGATTGAAG AGCTGAAGCAGGCATTCCGGGAGTTTGACAAGGACCATGATGGCTACATCAGCTACAAGGACCTGGGCGAGTGCATGCGGACCATGGGCTACATGCCCACGGAGATGGAGCTCATCGAGCTGTCCCAGCAGATCA ctgggggcaAGGTGGATTTTGACGATTTTGTGGAGCTGATGGGCCCCAAGATGCTGGCAGAGACGGCGGATATGATTGGGATCAAGGAGCTGCGCGATGCCTTCCGTGAG ATCAGCGTGCCGGAGCTGCGGGAGGCCATGCGCAAGCTCCTGGGGCAGCAGCTCAACTACCGGGAGGTGGATGAGATTCTCAAGGATGTGGATCTCAATGGCGATGGCCTGGTGGACTTTGAAGgtaggagcagggaaggggccAGGAGCACCCCCAGGGACATCTGGGATGTTCCGCGTGTGTTTTTCCCCGGCAGAGTTTGTGCGGATGATGTCGCGCTGAGGGTGGTGTGTGCCAACGCGGGACCCAAGCCCCCCGTGCCTTACGAAGAGGAGGGGGCCACagagggacccccagccccaggggccGGGGCGGTGCTGGCACAGCAGTGCCTGTGCCTGGGGTGA
- the CABP2 gene encoding calcium-binding protein 2 isoform X4 yields MGNCTKTPERRLPKDGKPHSGAPGSGTGDPEDLLDVAQTPPLQGYSVLQGLVGPACIFLRQSIAITQRDRELRPEEIEELKQAFREFDKDHDGYISYKDLGECMRTMGYMPTEMELIELSQQITGGKVDFDDFVELMGPKMLAETADMIGIKELRDAFREFDTNGDGQISVPELREAMRKLLGQQLNYREVDEILKDVDLNGDGLVDFEEFVRMMSR; encoded by the exons ATGGGCAACTGCACCAAGACCCCTGAGCGACGGCTCCCAAAG GATGGGAAGCCGCACTCAGGCGCTCCAGGCTccggcacaggggaccccgagGACTTGCTGGACGTGGCACAGACCCCCCCCCTGCAGGGATACTCggtgctgcaggggctggtggggcCGGCCTGCATCTTCCTTCGGCAGAGCATCGCCATCACCCAACGG GACCGGGAGCTGCGGCCTGAGGAGATTGAAG AGCTGAAGCAGGCATTCCGGGAGTTTGACAAGGACCATGATGGCTACATCAGCTACAAGGACCTGGGCGAGTGCATGCGGACCATGGGCTACATGCCCACGGAGATGGAGCTCATCGAGCTGTCCCAGCAGATCA ctgggggcaAGGTGGATTTTGACGATTTTGTGGAGCTGATGGGCCCCAAGATGCTGGCAGAGACGGCGGATATGATTGGGATCAAGGAGCTGCGCGATGCCTTCCGTGAG TTTGACACCAATGGGGACGGGCAGATCAGCGTGCCGGAGCTGCGGGAGGCCATGCGCAAGCTCCTGGGGCAGCAGCTCAACTACCGGGAGGTGGATGAGATTCTCAAGGATGTGGATCTCAATGGCGATGGCCTGGTGGACTTTGAAG AGTTTGTGCGGATGATGTCGCGCTGA
- the CDK2AP2 gene encoding cyclin-dependent kinase 2-associated protein 2, whose translation MSYKPIAPAPATPGAASASPAPPGPGAPSAATSVPSPSGSVPGAAAPFRPLFNDFGPPSMGYVQAMKPPGAQGSQSTYTDLLSVIEEMGKEIRPTYAGSKSAMERLKRGIIHARALVRECLAETERNART comes from the exons ATGTCCTACAAGCCCATCGCTCCCGCCCCCGCTACCCCCGGAGCCGCCAGCgccagccccgccccgccggggcccGGGGCACCGTCCGCCG CCACGAGTGTCCCGTCGCCCTCCGGTTCCgtccccggcgccgccgccccttTCCGGCCGCTCTTCAATGACTTCGGGCCGCCGTCCATGGGCTACGTGCAG GCCATGAAGCCCCCCGGGGCGCAGGGCTCGCAGAGCACCTACACCGACCTGCTCTCGGTCATCgaggagatggggaaggagaTCCGGCCCACCTACGCTGGCAGCAAGAGCGCCATGGAGCGGCTGAAGCGGG GGATCATCCACGCCCGGGCGCTGGTCAGGGAGTGCCTGGCCGAGACAGAGCGAAACGCCCGCACGTAA
- the CABP2 gene encoding calcium-binding protein 2 isoform X1, with the protein MFFLFRGPQRRGTGSPAPLTCRGTPRHHGPGRRGARRSRPAPRPGGPGTAGTARSRGRLNRSGGSPMERQRAAEEPGPRPPPAFGQDGKPHSGAPGSGTGDPEDLLDVAQTPPLQGYSVLQGLVGPACIFLRQSIAITQRDRELRPEEIEELKQAFREFDKDHDGYISYKDLGECMRTMGYMPTEMELIELSQQITGGKVDFDDFVELMGPKMLAETADMIGIKELRDAFREFDTNGDGQISVPELREAMRKLLGQQLNYREVDEILKDVDLNGDGLVDFEGRSREGARSTPRDIWDVPRVFFPGRVCADDVALRVVCANAGPKPPVPYEEEGATEGPPAPGAGAVLAQQCLCLG; encoded by the exons ATGTTCTTCCTCTTTCGCGGGCCGCAGCGGCGCGGCACTGGCAGCCCCGCGCCCCTCACCTGCCGGGGCACCCCCCGGCACCACGGCCCCGGCCGGAGGGGtgcccgccgctcccgcccggcccctcggcccgggggtcccggcACCGCCGGCACTGCGCGGAGCCGGGGGAGGTTAAACCGTAGTGGTGGGTCCCCCATGGAGCGTCAGCGGGCTGCCGAGGAGCCGGggccccggccgccccccgcTTTTGGGCAG GATGGGAAGCCGCACTCAGGCGCTCCAGGCTccggcacaggggaccccgagGACTTGCTGGACGTGGCACAGACCCCCCCCCTGCAGGGATACTCggtgctgcaggggctggtggggcCGGCCTGCATCTTCCTTCGGCAGAGCATCGCCATCACCCAACGG GACCGGGAGCTGCGGCCTGAGGAGATTGAAG AGCTGAAGCAGGCATTCCGGGAGTTTGACAAGGACCATGATGGCTACATCAGCTACAAGGACCTGGGCGAGTGCATGCGGACCATGGGCTACATGCCCACGGAGATGGAGCTCATCGAGCTGTCCCAGCAGATCA ctgggggcaAGGTGGATTTTGACGATTTTGTGGAGCTGATGGGCCCCAAGATGCTGGCAGAGACGGCGGATATGATTGGGATCAAGGAGCTGCGCGATGCCTTCCGTGAG TTTGACACCAATGGGGACGGGCAGATCAGCGTGCCGGAGCTGCGGGAGGCCATGCGCAAGCTCCTGGGGCAGCAGCTCAACTACCGGGAGGTGGATGAGATTCTCAAGGATGTGGATCTCAATGGCGATGGCCTGGTGGACTTTGAAGgtaggagcagggaaggggccAGGAGCACCCCCAGGGACATCTGGGATGTTCCGCGTGTGTTTTTCCCCGGCAGAGTTTGTGCGGATGATGTCGCGCTGAGGGTGGTGTGTGCCAACGCGGGACCCAAGCCCCCCGTGCCTTACGAAGAGGAGGGGGCCACagagggacccccagccccaggggccGGGGCGGTGCTGGCACAGCAGTGCCTGTGCCTGGGGTGA